GGACACGCTCGTGAGCGGTAAGGTGGTGGCTTCGGAGTTGTACTGCGTCAAAAGCGACGGCCTCTATCGGGTCAAGGTCAAAGATGACGAAATCAACCCGCCAGTCCAGGTGCTCCCGCAGTCCATTCAGAAGGGCAAAAGCTGGGAGATCAACAGCAAAGTCGGGACGCAAGGCGGGCAATTGGTCAAAGGGACCTTCCGCATCGTCAATGACAAGGAAAAGATCAAAGTCCCCGCCGGGGAGTTTGAAGCGGTCCTGGTGGAAGGCACCGATATGGATGTCGGGGGAACCAAGACGACGGTGCGCCTGTGGTTCGCCAAAGGTGTCGGCCTGGTCAAGCTGAGCTACAAGATCGCGGATACGGAATCGACCCTGGAACTGGAGAAGTACGAACCGGCGACGGTCAAGGGTTGAC
The genomic region above belongs to Thermogemmata fonticola and contains:
- a CDS encoding TapB family protein, with protein sequence MKLCLCFRLATGLAALLVAGHLSAQEIGASKAAPTQTKPAEQTKPAEAATQPKSNPASSSDVSSYFPLIPKSKWVYKVQDQSVEVLVDKDEKFKDEKCTKVDTLVSGKVVASELYCVKSDGLYRVKVKDDEINPPVQVLPQSIQKGKSWEINSKVGTQGGQLVKGTFRIVNDKEKIKVPAGEFEAVLVEGTDMDVGGTKTTVRLWFAKGVGLVKLSYKIADTESTLELEKYEPATVKG